The Argopecten irradians isolate NY chromosome 16, Ai_NY, whole genome shotgun sequence genome window below encodes:
- the LOC138311017 gene encoding perlucin-like protein, producing the protein MAFVIELIGLLFLFGSLNACSDGWIKHGDECFLFSHNQVTWTEAMDMCQFLDSKLAEPMTAELDAFIGSQSKQNHRRYWLGGTDIPKEGTWIWMSNQETMTYTNWHAPDPNNGNQGEDCLLNDWWYTGKWADGECEWKEYYICQRVDDSFSSGLIG; encoded by the exons ATGGCGTTTGTCATCGAATTGATCGGCCTTCTCTTCCTGTTTG GGAGCCTCAACGCCTGTAGTGACGGCTGGATCAAGCATGGTGACGAATGCTTTCTGTTTAGCCATAATCAAGTTACATGGACTGAAGCCATG gATATGTGCCAGTTCCTCGACAGTAAGCTAGCAGAACCAATGACAGCGGAGTTGGACGCTTTCATCGGTAGTCAATCAAAACAAAACC aCCGTAGATACTGGTTGGGAGGTACTGACATCCCAAAGGAGGGTACATGGATCTGGATGTCCAATCAGGAGACAATGACATACACTAATTGGCACGCTCCGGACCCTAACAACGGTAACCAGGGAGAGGACTGTTTGTTAAATGATTGGTGGTATACAGGGAAATGGGCTGATGGAGAATGTGAATGGAAGGAATATTACATCTGTCAGCGAGT agACGATTCATTTTCGTCTGGCCTCATTGGGTAG